AGTCAccaaggggaatttccctggtacaatgaacctcaGGCTGCAATAACTGtgcatagcatctgtcttctctgtcacgaccagtggaagaatagttTTCTAAACTGGTTCCAGATCACTTTTTCTTTCACCCCGCTgattcatgtttgtttgtttgcaggcGGTTGAACACGAGTAACTACCGCCAGCTGGCTGCCCAAGGTTACACGTCCTTCCCCTCCATGATGCAGACGAGGATGCAAACGGCTCCCGGCGTCATCACCTCTGCCGCGTAAACCCCGGCATAACCTCAGAGGGTGTGGAGGGGGTTACCATGTCTCACATTTTGTGCAAATTCTCACAGCCTTCAGTACTTGTCTCTGGTGATGCAGTAAAAATTTATACAGAATAAAATTCTGACATTACATAATCTTAGCAGGATCATAATTCTAGAAAACCCCATCCACACCCTACTTTTAGAGGATGTGAAAGGGGGTTACAAGTGATCATGTTCAGTGAAATTTGTCTTCGCCTGTAGGCTGGTAGGCCAGCACTTGCAGTGAAAAAGTTCCAGAAATTAAATTGTTCTGTCAGAAAGTTTGCACGATTACTGCACCAATAAACCCCCATCCACACCCTCAAAGTGTCTTACTTATATCCTATTTTTGCCAGGTCTATATTGGATCCTTGTTTGGTGTACAACAAAAGTTATCGTTTTCaaataaactttcaatttcGCATGTGATGTTACATATCTTTTGATAATATTCTCATCTGGAGGATTTGAGTTAAGATTAATATTTCAGGAATTCAGCGaaaatggtacattttgtattttctgcatttgtggATAGCATATCTCTTCTGGTACATAAATATTCTGATATTCTTATTATAACCTGTAAGAAAATTCTCTATTTTGTAATCCAGGCATTTGGCTGCTAATAGATACTAACTTTTTACATATGACACCTTCCAGTCCAAAACAGTTAGCTCAATTCAGATATGCACTAAAATATCAGTGTCTGTATATGGGGTTTAGGACTTAAGGATACTTAACATTATCTACTACATACCCATGGGTCTGTACCCCTATGGTAGCCTCTTGATGTGTTAATAGTACAATAATTATATGTGTTATCGGTGCCATTTTATCAGGGGTGACTATGTTGTAATTATCAATAAGAGAAGAGAattttaaagtttaaaataATGTAAACTTCTAAGGTGTACATGTCATTTGTTAAAAAGCGAATCATCATCATTTAACAGACTTGTTAAACATATCACTGTTGCATGGAGATGTACATTTTCGTATGGATACTAAGTCTGAAAGATTTATACTTCGTTTTAACGTTAACACGTCGTGCTGTGAAACACTTCTGCGGAGAGACTGGTCAGCTGGAATATCATGTATATAtgacaataaagttcttttagACAACTTCTGAGATATTTCCTTCATTGTAAACGTCTGGATACAAGTGAATCTGTGCCATATTGCCACCCATACGTGATATGTAGTTGTAAGCAAGCATGGTAGTACAACAGTTCTGATGAATTCCAACATTTATGTCCACATGAACTGCAATGTGGAATAACCAAGAGTGGTTAGTAACTGGTagcagtaaaaaaaacacaagaaatcaGAGATCTCATATCTCCGTGAAAGAGTTttaatgtgtaacgttacatttcaaaAAATACTATATAGACAGTACATAGCCGTAAATGGCGGAAATGTCATACTTGAGACCTGCGGcctaaacatacacacacacaaacaccgtCAGTAAGCTATGAAACGCAGTAATAACAGACAACCAATTTTTGCGTTGCATTTTATTCAAAACTCAAGCTTTTTAACAATTTTCAAATATTGGCTGGAACGAATGCACTAATAGAATCAGACAAGCCCCTGCAAAGACCTGTATGCACATACACGACCATACATGTGTGTTCGTTCTTGTTCAACACAGTTTTGTCACCTTCATCATGTATGGAATCAGGGTTATCAAAACTTACAATATTGTTGCTGCACGATATAAGGATACAGGATACGATAAGTGTGAGGACCCGCATTGTAAGGACACCTACATCGGTGAAACTAGCCAGCCCTTGAGGACAAGATATAAACAACACTGCAGAGCGAGCAACAGTGGTTTTTCTTCTGCTATTTGGCATCATCTGAACAGACATAACGGACATTCGTTCCAGCTTGACTCTACGGACATCTTAGATAGGGAATCGCGATGGTATGAACGTGGCGTCAAAGAAGCAGTGTATGAAAGGATCCATCGACCATCACTTAACCGGAAAGGGGGCCTTCGGATCGAACTTTCCAGTACATGGGACAGTGCTTTGAAACGTATTTGATTATCTATTATAGGTCTGTTTTTTTGGAATTTAATGTTTTCTAAGCCGCTTTTACATACCTTGTATTGTAGAACGAACATCTATTTATATCTGAACATTTTAGAACGCTTtgtcgttaccttttgtttatttagaacttaggaATTAACATTCTTTACGCATCCGAAAGTAaacttctcgttgaaaaagggcagtcggatggacgcccgaaacgtccgattttatcgaaatttatccagatgtaaagtttaaattatactactctatttgcttacctggatgtttaacattcataaacgtatgTTGCTGCAACAGTTATGAAATGATATCTAATATCAGTTACCcgaaaaaatgattttaagtcaCACACAAGTTCCGGTTATACCGGTAATAATGACACACAGTTTGATATAACATCCTAATGATACATAAGTCAAGTCATAATCCTACCCAGATCAAGAAACAgtaattatacatatatatatgtatatatatttatacatatatatatatacatctattATGTAACAGCTggatgtttttgtcattttcgcAGGACTAGCCATTTGTACTAGCCGCCGGCTAGTtaggcagccctggctgtagcTGTACAAGTACGTCCTTTCAAGCTGAACCGATAGATAAAAGTACATAAAGTTGTACAGTTTTAATAGCTCTAGGTAGTGCTTGCTACTTAAAATGTCTCACCAATCACGTCTATTCCATGAAGTAACAGCAGATATGACACATATCGATCGACACAAGGGTTTACAGATGAAAAACGCAATGTTTTAGCTTCCGATTTAAGACTTGAGGTACAAGATATTTACGAAAACGTCACTCAGTTTGTCACTATCTATGTTTGGGGTTTCCCCAGGCACACTGAAACGCCTTTAGTCTGCATGTATTTCTtcttagataaataaataaattagtAAATGATGAATAATAGATCATAAAGTTAAAActgaagaaaatacaacatcttGTCTTTTTCATATTATCCATATAATTAAGGCTTTGCACACGTTATTCACATTCTTACATCTTTAAGACCTAAAAATTCGCCCTTTACAATAGTAGGACAGTCCTGGCTGTACATCTATCCTCTACAGCTGAATCAATtaataaataataaaaaaggtaaagcaggcatcctcattgaggtgaagcatgatgctttttcaagtagctagtggtagtgcaatgcggcttcgccacggctcgcttTTTTGgctaagcacaccgggtcacccctactcttctcgataagtgtgttgggttcttttacgtgcagaggtttgacgcttgaggcttacgcccaaagctccctcatacacggggccgccggctttacggcaccatccgaaatgacgaatgcaatcccttacaacatatccgagctcgagtcgaccactgaggttcgaacgcgggcccttcggatccacggaatttgatccagatggcgaagcagcggggttgcgttaccgcttgcgccacggggacaacAAAAGTTAGACtctgcttcacctcaaatgaggatgcctgtGTTACCTTTTTACCCAGACTCTGTGATTGTGTTTGGGCGTGTTTACACAGACTGAGTATCCACGCTAGCTTTACTTGCCCAGATACATGGTCATGGGCACGGCCACGGCAACGCTGATGACGTATAGGACAAGGCACAGCCTGTCCAGCACCTTGGCCAGCAGGATGTAATCGGACACGTCCTGCTCGTTCTTCACCGCCTTGGCAAGCTCCTCCACGCTGCGGATCAGGTTACCGAAGGCGGCGTCGAGGCGTGTTGGCGGCGGGGACGGCTGGCGGGTTGCCCCGGAGACATCAGCCGGGCTTTCTGCGTCGACCACCGTCATGCCGTCGGTGGGGGAGATGACGTTGTCCCGCGCAGAGCAAGCCAGATTCCTGCCGGTCAGGCCAGTCTCTCCATCTTCGCTCGCAGCCTCCTTCTTTGTGAGGTCTCCGAGCAGAAGGAACCTGAACAAACATTAACAAGAAGGAAAGATTATGTAGATGCTTCTCACTGATGTCCACATTCGTTTACATCTACTATTGTGGATCGATATATGCATGGTCTAACGTTCAGATCACCCTTTTCATAAGAGATCGGTACGGAATGAAATGTCACTAACAGGATTCAACCAGAAAAATCATCGGAATCTGCCAATAACAgatgaaatttgaaatgaaGCTACTAATTAGATTGCATGGCATCAAAGCCGACAGGATCTCCCGAAAAGTTTTTTTGTATCACTTTGATCTCAGCCCAATACCATCGAAaaagatgtcctcgttcaaggttcagcCCAAGACCACTTGTCAAATCAACCTCTTAAAAGCAAATCTAACCAAGCAACAGCCAACAAAAGGAAACAAGCCTCAATGTATCGTCACAGTGTTCATGCCATCAAGGTTTCGTCGTAGTGTATTTTCTTTGCTGCATTTTGCTATGAATCAATAATGTAGTAAAACGAGAAATATTGTTACGAGTAGTGCGTACTTTGCCATGTAGCGGAGAAAGAAAGTCTTCGCCATCGGAGACATACTCCCCTCCTTGTCGTGGAGGGTGATGATGCCAAtggtgaagaagaggaagagtcCCATCAGCGCCATGCACACGACGATCAGCATGGCTGTAACGTCATTCATAGTAAACAGTTATCGGAATCTTCATCAGAGTGGTCATCACTTTGAAAATGATGTGCATGACCGATGTTTCGCTAACTCTACATTCCTCAGCAGAGTCCATTCAGGATCATTCAGACGCAGAGAAAGGTAGCTTAGAAGTTACCAAATATCGGTCAGGCCGATCACACTCTGGTTGTGATGCCAATCTCATTTTAAAGCTACCAGACCACCTAGAGACCACCAAATGAATCGAATTAAAAGCTACTTTGTTTTCAAATAGTCCAGTAGCAGGAATTAAAGATAAAGAGCAGCACAAATTTCTATATCCATCTTACCGAAGAATGGCAGCGCCCCCTTGACAGGAAGTACCTCCGTGACAAACACGAGAGACACGACCATGGAGAGCAGGATGGTCACCCCGAAGGAGATCCGGTCTCCCCTGTCTACGGGcatgatgaaggtgatgatCATCAGCACCACCAGGATGACGCAGGGTCCGACAGTCGTGGCGATGTGGAACAGGGGGATCCTCGCCAGATGGACAGCGAAGCACGCCTCCTTGTTGCCTTGTGCGAGGATCCTGTCCTTCCGATACCATTCGCCCTCCGTTTGTGGGGGAGACCAGACGCCACAAGAACTGCCCTCTCCGCATTCTGTGTTCAACAAATCATTCAAACAAATTGTTATCAATTTTGGTTTCTGCCGAAGATTTGACAGCCCTTTGGTTATTGATTGTGCAGATAAATATCCAATTTTGTTCCCGGCTCAGTTTATGAGAAACAAGCCTTAGAAAACTAATGAACAGGCTGCTTATTGACCATGATGACCGCACTGCATCATGTTGCCACCCAGTAAGGTGTGCTAACCTACTAGTATCACATCTTACTCTACATCAGTGCCTGTAAAGCAGAAACTATTTGGGGTTTAGAAATGAAAACGAGTAGGTAACATGTAGAGATGTTAATTAGAACAATTTTAGCATTCTACAATAACCTAAAATAAGTCTgagaaaatctttattgtagtgacttTATATTGAACttgtaaaataaaaattgtTGACATCGATACCATCCCACGACATATTTGTAAAGCCTACCGATGGTTTGCTCAATTGCATAAGATGCAGAGAAACAAATGTGGCATTCCATGGTGTCGGCAGGGAAGAAGAACGGGTCTGCTTCACATATGGTGGTGGTCAGAGTTTCTACCCTCCATGTTACCGTGCCGTCAGTGGTGATCAGCAGCGGTACGTCCTTCGGCAGGCCGCCGTACAAAGGATCCGCACTGGGGAGAAACCAACAACTCGTCATTTCTCTCTGACTAGTCAAGATGGTAGTTTTCCGGCAACCACTGTTTCCTCGTAATGCTACATGaactgtttgttgtgttgtgttgtgttgtgttgtgttgtgttgtgttgtgttgtgttggacTAACTAAAAGTCGAATCCTGTAATGTTGGGCTGAAAAAAAGTTAGAATATTGTTTCTActgaaatgatatttgatgtATGTCTAAATAAGCAAGTTTGATACATAAATCAACGTATGACTGTTCCCACTGTAATCTTAATTGTGTTGCTTAAAAAAGACACTGCGTATATATATCCTTTTCCTTACAAGCTACCTTCTTGGGATGCTGAAAGAACCTTAATTTGCAACTTTCTACCAGCCCGAAGAAACTGTTTACAGAATCTTCTCTTAGGACAAATACCGTCCATTGTGTTTTACTACAAGAAAATAGAATCCTGTAATGTCTGGGACGACAAGATTATTGTTTCTGCCAGTAGAATAATATTTATTACAATTCATCATTTTCCAGAAAAGAGCAGATTTCACAAGATTCAATCTGGATCCAATGATAACAATTTAAGAAGAGGCTACATACTTCTTCTTCAGAGTAAAAGCAGGGGTCCAGATGCTGCTGCCCGGGACGGTGAGGGTCTCGATGTTCCCGTAGTACTTTGCGTCCCACTTCAGCCGGCCGTCCCGCCATGTCTGGAAggaaacaaaatatgtttttccagAATTTATAACAATGAAAAAACCAAACCAAAAAGACTTAAATGGAATATTTCTAAAGTgcctgaatttaaaaaaaactgagtCAACTTACGAAGTCGATGATTACAGAGGCAACCAGCAGCTCCTTCTTTTCGTCCTGAAATAAAAGTCGTAGCCTTGATTAGTTGTGTTTCATTACCGCCTTGAGTTGTCTATTTGTTATGGACCGACAAAGAATTAAAATGTGTTACAGATGCTGAAACTTACCAAGTCAACGATCTGTTCCACAGAGCCATTGAAGCTGATGACGGACCGGGTCGTGTGGTCCTCAGTCTTAGCCTGAGTCCCAGCCTCAGCCTCAGTTCCAGGCTTAGCCTGAGTCCCAGGCTCAGTCCCAGGCTCAGCCTCAGTTCCAGGCTTAGCCTCAGTCCCAGGCTCAGTCACAGCCTCAGTCTCCTGAGTCTTAGTCTGAGTCCCAGACTCACTCTTAGTCTTTGTCTCAGGCGGCTGGTTTGGACTGTACGCATCGAGCAGCTCCTTTGTCAGCCTGCCCCTGATATCCACTAAGAAGGGGAAAGTACATGGTCTTAGTTGAATACAACTTATGTCAAGAGAAGAAATTGCAAATTTTCagattgatgatgattttgtacCAGTTCTCTGAAATTAGATTTATAACATTCCTATTCTGCACTACCAAAAAACTCTACCACAATCACCTGAACAGCTGGGCTTGTCATATTCCCAGATGCCTCCCTGAGTGCACCTCACGTCGCTGGGGGACCCGGGCGGAAGGGAGTACCCCACGTTACAGGTGTACGCGACCCTTTCCCCCACGCTGTAGAACCTCTTCATGGGGCTCCTGTTGCCGTAGTTTGGTGGACCCAGGTCCCAGCAGCCGGCGGTTTCTGCATTTAATAAGTTAACAAAAGCGATGACAATCATCAAGTTTAAGTTAAACTCATTACTTTCGCACATGGTCAAGGGAAGCGCTCGTGCCAAGCAGCGAATTCGTACGAGGTGAATAATCAACAGAAAACGGTCTATATTTCATGCATTCCAGAAGATAAAACATCTTTAACCAGCACAGACTTAATTAATTCTCGCATGAATACTCTCATGATGTAAAAAATACTGAACCAAAAACATGGAACAGAGTCTGAGAAGAAAGTCATATACTTTTTCTTAAAGGAGttctaaactccagaaggcggtgttatttttcaatagattatgtatcaattaatacataatcagccgactttttacagaattctgcttgtggttgatttcacaaggtgtgttttttaaaacaatatgatactcattaaacccgtgcagaccctacccatgtattccctatgcgtaaacatacatcattaaTCGTGGATATTTTTagcataaatgagggtggttaagcacaataagaaggccaattgttaataagatataaaagaacacatagcaagacgagttttttcTTAACCCCCATGATATTCTTGTtataacttttgtcaggccttgtcaggcacaatGTATtaggccataggctgaggttgtttaatttaattaatcagaaaatagagggtcacctggggaatttggtagaatattgaatgctttttgatgcgcaccgtactagtgggtactttatcgtatttttacttcctaaaattatcatctattggaaaataacttccccctctggagtttaggactcctttaaacccACAATTTTTATTTAAATTTAAATCTGGGAACCAAAAAGATGAATTAGGGAGGCCTCAGACACATTGTGTTGTTCAGAGGATGTTTCCCGTCTTAAGACAGCTAATTGAGACAACTTACTGCACGGAATGACGTCACACTCCTCCTGGCTGCCATCTTCCGTCATGCAAAATGGCCGCTTGAGTCCGGTcgggttgcggcagtagttgtTATCCAGGTTAGCCCAGGGGTACTCGGTCGTGTAGAAACCAGTCTGCGCAGCGGACCACTTCACACAATCTGCCCCGGATGTAGTTTTACTCCATGTACCACGGTAGTTCATGCCGCTGCCATGGTAACAAACTGGGGAAGACAAACGGTCATATATCAGTCATATCATATCAGttgtatgatgtacaaaatggtGCAACCCTGAATGCGTGTGCTGAAATAAAACTTCCGTCATGACTAGGAGATACTCTAATGACCAAAAGCTGCCACAGGCTGGTATAGAAATGATACCCAACCATGTAGCGTATTGCTTTACAGTAACTTTCTGATTTGTGAAGTGTATATTCAGGGAATGGTAAGATTTAAGTGACATAACAATCTAAAATGTCTCTGCCAGTGGAAAGTCTTCCTCTTTACCTTCGTTGTTCTTTGTCGCTGGTTCAGGGTTCCAACAGCCGTGTTGTGGAGACGGAAACAAGTCACAGGTGGGGAACTGGTTCTTCATCCGGTCATCAGCCATGTTGAGGACTTCCTCGCACCACGAACGGCACGGTAGCAGTTGTGTGATCCTACAGTATGAAGAACAAATAAATGCATTTTTAGCGCGAACGTTTAAGTTGCAATCTTGAGTATGAATGTCCTGGTGGTAAATGTTAACCATTCAATgttaaaaaacaatgtaaattGCCAAAAGCATTGCCACAATGTCCAATCAAACGCAACATGTCTTACTCACATGCACGAGGTCGTGTTGTCTGCATGGCGAGACGAAGTGCAGGAAGCGTTGTTCCCTTCGGAGACAACACATCGCGGGAAGATGACCGTAGAGGCAAATTCCCGGAACTCAGAATGTCGGGTCTCTGCGTTGCTGGTCGCACTGTTGAGCAGCTCCACGGCAGAGGAGTTCCGTATCTCCTCAACCGTCGTCTGGCCCAGCTGATTCGGCACCGTCGCAAGTCTACCGCCGAGGTTGAAATCCGCAGGAGTTGGCAGGCACTCTGAAAATTACAACAATACAGACATTGCATCATTCACATGCTTTTAAACATTGATAGGAAGCACtgtcaaacaaaaagaaactaATGGTCGATTAAAAACCCTACCCAACAGGCAagcaaacaatttttttatagaaagctcgcaaaaatacttttttatgGAACACTTTTTGCCACAGTGACTATTTGATTGCACCATCTACGCATAGGCATCTTCCTGAACTGACCATACGCAAGACGAGGAGTGAAATGATGAATATCGATAAATTTTTCCAGCGTATTTGCCAGCAGTGAgaagaatatatattttttgaggaatactatttttccagcgtaTTTGCCATCAGTGAGAAGAATATATATTCCACGAGCAACTGTATGTACGGTTCTTAACATTGTTAACTGAGGGGACCACCCTaaatatcaataaataaataaataaatagataaataaacaaacaatcattATAGCTTAATTTGTGAGCCCAACTCACCACAACCTTCCTCGTCACTCCCGTCTCGACAGTCCGTCCGCCCGTCACACCGCTTCCACGCCAGGATGCAGCCATGTCCGTGTCCGCACCGGAGGTACCCCAGGGGGCAGCGGATTGCTGTATAGGAAAACAGACTGTCAGTTCTGCCCTTCTTCTGTAGGCGGATGTGACGTATTTTGACCTTTGAACTGGTCTTTAGGAAGGCGATAGAACACAAAATTCACATAGAAAATGAATGGGAGAGCGAGAGGGCATGGGAAGGAGCGCGTCCCCGGaaaaatgacgtcattgccCGGAGCgcactctgattggctgaagggCGGTGGCTATATTTGGCCACCATCTCCTGCTCCACCTGCAGGAAAGCACAACTTTAattttgaactacatgtagtcatcctcgttcaccaggacccttccgctccacgttacatcgctcgcagaaagggagcgatgtaacgtggagcggaagggtcctggtgaacgaggctGCATGTAGTGAAAACTGTAGAAGTTAAAGACATGTTCATATATTCATTCCCTTCTGAAAAGGCGGAACATTAGCAGAATAACatgtcaaaatttcatccatggtgctgatttcgCATGTTTTGAAGCAGGCATTCCGTTAACTAGAGTTCCTTGTTTGTAAAACTCTTCTTTTTCCATCAATCGGTATGGGCAGAGGCAGGGCAGCAGATTTTGCAGAAGAATAACGGTTAGGTTACTTGGTAATGTGAAACTATTTTACTTGACATACCATAATTGAGCTGGCAGATGAAGTTGTGTGCAGAGGAGCAGGGCGCGTCGTTCCATCCGGTACCGTAGTGGTTCGCGCagtcttctccttctcctttgTTGTCAGGTTCCCCCGGCCGCCAGTCTGCGGGTGTGCTGTATGGAGTCCCATCTTCCCACACCCACCCTCCCCCTCCGTTCTGATTGCTCAGGCCGAACCAGAAAGGAGAGATGGGATCCACCGCGTTCTTAAGGGCCCTCAAGAAGTCGTCCGCGTCTTTGTCCTTCGGCATGGCGAGAAGCCCTCCGTCTGCTGCACACACCTGTCTGGCCTGGCTGTAGGTTTTGCCTTGGTTGTACGCCTTGAAGCACGAACCCGCATGTGCGGTGTAGCCAGAAGGACAacctgcaaaacaaaacaacacgaCATCTTTAATAAATTCATAATGTTTTCAGCAAGCCAGTTCACAAGGGCATTCATTTGATAGTACCAAACTGGGTATACTATAAATACTGCAGCAGGCTGGAGAAACTTACCGGGTTGCAACAATGTACTCGATCTAGCTCCATGTCCATATATAAACAGCATATCCATTCATGAGAATGAAAGCTCATACGATATGTACACAGGGAATTCAATTAAGATTAATGTAGGAAGCTGAAATTTTGCATTTACAGAAATCTGTATCTCTCAGGCTTACATTATCATTTTCATCTCTGAATTTCAAACTATTTCTGCTCTAACCTAAAGGCAGAGCAATGTTTGATCATGGAGACAGTTAGATGAAGAGCGGGCATCAGATTCTATAGACACAGGTTGTCTAACATAAGAATTTAGAGTTTTGACTCATTTCCCATCATGGACTGAGAAAAACACAAATTCACCAAATAAAACTGTGTCAAGTTGTTGTTATTAGTACTTACCACTAGTCATAGCTGCCTCCAGAGTtttggttggctccacagtcgtaggtgggttggctggagtcgtggttggctccacagttgtAGGCGGGTTGGCTGGAGTTGTgtttggctccacagtcgtgggtgggttggcaagAGTCGTGGTTGGCTCCACTGTCGTAGGCGGGTTGGCTGTAGTCGTGGTTGGCTCCACTATCGTAGGCGGGTTGGCTGTAGTCGTGGTTGGCTCCACTGTCGTAGGCGGGTTGGCTGTAGTCGTGGTTGGCTCCACTGTCGTAGGCGGGTTGGCGGGAGtcgtggttggct
The nucleotide sequence above comes from Branchiostoma lanceolatum isolate klBraLanc5 chromosome 14, klBraLanc5.hap2, whole genome shotgun sequence. Encoded proteins:
- the LOC136448640 gene encoding uncharacterized protein: MIRQVKLHSSVSGTCGLSSFRHVPQTGCPGAGVDIARLGVVTLQACADACCADSACLSFQHNDNDECWLKDKICSAGEKVSISARNMYDRMDSPARTTVEPTPTPANPPTTVEPTTTPANPPTTVEPTTTPANPPTTVEPTKTPANPPTTVEPTTTPANPPTTVEPTTTPANPPTTVEPTTTPANPPTTVEPTTTPANPPTTVEPTTTPANPPTTVEPTKTPANPPTTVEPTTTPANPPTTVEPTTTPANPPTTVEPTTTPANPPTTVEPTTTPANPPTTVEPTTTPANPPTTVEPTTTPANPPTTVEPTKTPANPPTTVEPTPTPANPPTTGPTTTPANPPTTVEPTTAPANPPTTVEPTTTPANPPTTVEPTTTTANPPTTVEPTTTTANPPTIVEPTTTTANPPTTVEPTTTLANPPTTVEPNTTPANPPTTVEPTTTPANPPTTVEPTKTLEAAMTSGCPSGYTAHAGSCFKAYNQGKTYSQARQVCAADGGLLAMPKDKDADDFLRALKNAVDPISPFWFGLSNQNGGGGWVWEDGTPYSTPADWRPGEPDNKGEGEDCANHYGTGWNDAPCSSAHNFICQLNYAIRCPLGYLRCGHGHGCILAWKRCDGRTDCRDGSDEEGCECLPTPADFNLGGRLATVPNQLGQTTVEEIRNSSAVELLNSATSNAETRHSEFREFASTVIFPRCVVSEGNNASCTSSRHADNTTSCMITQLLPCRSWCEEVLNMADDRMKNQFPTCDLFPSPQHGCWNPEPATKNNEVCYHGSGMNYRGTWSKTTSGADCVKWSAAQTGFYTTEYPWANLDNNYCRNPTGLKRPFCMTEDGSQEECDVIPCKTAGCWDLGPPNYGNRSPMKRFYSVGERVAYTCNVGYSLPPGSPSDVRCTQGGIWEYDKPSCSVDIRGRLTKELLDAYSPNQPPETKTKSESGTQTKTQETEAVTEPGTEAKPGTEAEPGTEPGTQAKPGTEAEAGTQAKTEDHTTRSVISFNGSVEQIVDLDEKKELLVASVIIDFTWRDGRLKWDAKYYGNIETLTVPGSSIWTPAFTLKKNADPLYGGLPKDVPLLITTDGTVTWRVETLTTTICEADPFFFPADTMECHICFSASYAIEQTIECGEGSSCGVWSPPQTEGEWYRKDRILAQGNKEACFAVHLARIPLFHIATTVGPCVILVVLMIITFIMPVDRGDRISFGVTILLSMVVSLVFVTEVLPVKGALPFFAMLIVVCMALMGLFLFFTIGIITLHDKEGSMSPMAKTFFLRYMAKFLLLGDLTKKEAASEDGETGLTGRNLACSARDNVISPTDGMTVVDAESPADVSGATRQPSPPPTRLDAAFGNLIRSVEELAKAVKNEQDVSDYILLAKVLDRLCLVLYVISVAVAVPMTMYLGK